The Longimicrobium sp. genome has a segment encoding these proteins:
- a CDS encoding SIS domain-containing protein — translation MPAADPVAVVTAALEESARVKLALRELAPQVARTAARVAETFRGGGRLYACGNGGSACDAMHLVEELVARYKRDRPGLPAHHLLDAPTLTCWANDYDFATAFRRQVEAMVRPGDVLVAISTSGNSPNVVAAAEAARERGADVVGLLGRGGGRLAALCTEALVVPARDTERIQEAHITLIHLLCELVERELFPESVTDG, via the coding sequence ATGCCCGCCGCGGACCCCGTCGCCGTCGTGACCGCAGCGCTGGAGGAGTCCGCGCGCGTGAAGCTGGCGCTGCGCGAGCTGGCGCCGCAGGTGGCGCGGACGGCGGCGCGGGTGGCCGAGACGTTCCGCGGCGGCGGGCGGCTGTACGCGTGCGGCAACGGCGGCTCGGCGTGCGACGCCATGCATCTCGTCGAGGAGCTGGTGGCGCGCTACAAGCGCGACCGCCCCGGCCTTCCCGCGCACCACCTCCTCGACGCGCCCACACTGACCTGCTGGGCCAACGACTACGACTTCGCCACCGCCTTCCGCCGCCAGGTGGAGGCGATGGTGCGCCCTGGCGACGTGCTGGTGGCCATCAGCACCAGCGGCAACTCGCCGAACGTGGTCGCCGCGGCCGAGGCGGCGCGGGAGCGCGGCGCGGACGTCGTCGGGCTGCTGGGGCGCGGCGGCGGGCGGCTGGCGGCGCTCTGCACCGAAGCGCTGGTCGTGCCCGCGCGCGACACCGAGCGCATCCAGGAGGCGCACATCACCCTGATCCACCTGC